One genomic region from Natrinema caseinilyticum encodes:
- a CDS encoding BsuPI-related putative proteinase inhibitor yields MTLEGSLDAAEDDAGDAVSFVFTVTNEGSDPIEFQFSDACKAEFVVEDDDEEVWRYTDGRMFAQVLSSETLEPGAATSYDAEWSEPKPGEYVAVAELRARNQTCNARTDVSVSA; encoded by the coding sequence ATGACGCTCGAGGGATCGCTCGATGCGGCGGAAGACGACGCCGGAGACGCCGTCTCGTTCGTATTTACCGTCACCAACGAGGGAAGCGACCCGATCGAATTCCAGTTCTCGGACGCGTGTAAAGCGGAGTTCGTGGTGGAAGACGACGACGAGGAGGTCTGGCGGTACACCGACGGTCGCATGTTCGCCCAGGTGCTCAGTTCGGAGACGCTCGAACCCGGTGCGGCGACCAGTTACGATGCTGAATGGTCCGAACCGAAGCCGGGCGAATACGTCGCGGTTGCCGAATTGAGAGCCCGGAATCAGACCTGCAACGCCCGAACCGACGTTTCAGTCTCGGCCTGA
- a CDS encoding CbiX/SirB N-terminal domain-containing protein, with protein sequence MQALVVAAHGSHLNPDASDPTYAHADTVRETGAFDEVREAFWKEEPHFREVIRTVESDEVFVVPLFISEGYFTEQVIPRELRLEQWDPDKWESDGTSASQVTLEATDAGKTIHYCGPVGTHDAMTDVIVQRAETATEKPGVGEGFGLAVVGHGTDRNENSAKAIEYHTERIRERDRFDEVKALFMDEEPEVDDVTEYFESEDVVVVPLFVADGYHTQEDIPEDMALTEDYRLGWDVPAEVDGHRIWYTGAVGTEDLMADVLLERAADAGADIGDARETVRKLVGSATGADGEPSAGTETGMGD encoded by the coding sequence ATGCAAGCCCTGGTCGTCGCGGCACACGGATCGCACCTGAATCCGGACGCCTCTGATCCGACGTACGCCCACGCGGACACGGTCCGCGAGACGGGCGCGTTCGACGAGGTGCGGGAGGCGTTCTGGAAGGAGGAACCGCACTTCCGCGAGGTAATCCGGACCGTAGAGTCCGACGAGGTGTTCGTCGTCCCGCTTTTCATCAGCGAGGGCTACTTCACCGAGCAGGTGATTCCCCGGGAGTTACGCCTCGAGCAGTGGGACCCCGACAAGTGGGAGTCTGACGGCACGAGCGCCTCGCAGGTAACGCTCGAGGCGACGGACGCGGGGAAGACGATTCACTACTGCGGGCCGGTCGGGACTCACGACGCGATGACGGACGTAATCGTCCAGCGGGCCGAAACCGCGACCGAGAAGCCGGGCGTCGGCGAGGGGTTCGGTCTCGCGGTCGTCGGTCACGGCACCGACCGAAACGAGAACTCCGCGAAAGCGATCGAATATCACACCGAACGGATCCGGGAGCGCGACCGGTTCGACGAGGTGAAGGCGCTGTTTATGGACGAGGAACCGGAGGTCGACGACGTGACGGAGTATTTCGAGAGCGAGGACGTCGTCGTGGTTCCCCTGTTCGTCGCGGACGGCTACCACACGCAGGAGGATATCCCCGAGGACATGGCGCTCACCGAGGACTACCGCCTGGGGTGGGACGTGCCGGCCGAAGTCGACGGCCACCGGATCTGGTACACTGGCGCCGTGGGTACCGAGGACCTGATGGCCGACGTGCTCCTGGAGCGAGCGGCCGACGCCGGAGCCGACATCGGCGACGCTCGCGAAACGGTTCGAAAACTCGTCGGATCGGCCACGGGGGCGGACGGCGAACCGAGCGCCGGGACGGAGACGGGGATGGGGGACTGA
- a CDS encoding DR2241 family protein — protein MTVTADDIETLAERAASGIAFDGFRVAETDDGYALETPENEWTGLEDADLERALEACEEYVTNWRYWQETVGGAGTARRAFLRWCERAPLEDDRTGASPGGPVGSGDSNSPAPEEPLAVADRYDALGEGIDRRWGQLAITTRFLDVDDRDYERVYDIWHVDDADADLAALEVHDDPRAAREIATYDPDGRYRPLKTAPTLATGWAFTGLTGDELVETIGFFYPATIANWHRERRGNLDVDHWLETAQRQTGIYDVVDELPREAVAWMAEACCVDSQCLRRREWEYDEGDDIDVDGGDGPFPCREPCSLVIAAARTWAILESEDEHAYRLELTTSELNQLEELIDAVAEGRTDEIREADVTDGANRYRARYLRAKRFDENGALEATKLDD, from the coding sequence GTGACGGTGACCGCCGACGATATCGAGACGCTCGCCGAACGCGCCGCGTCGGGCATCGCGTTCGACGGGTTTCGCGTCGCGGAAACGGACGACGGGTACGCCCTCGAGACGCCGGAGAACGAGTGGACGGGTCTCGAAGACGCCGATCTCGAGCGAGCGCTCGAGGCCTGCGAGGAGTACGTCACGAACTGGCGGTACTGGCAGGAGACGGTCGGCGGAGCGGGAACCGCTCGGCGAGCGTTCCTCCGATGGTGTGAGCGCGCGCCCCTCGAGGACGACAGAACGGGGGCGAGTCCGGGCGGCCCGGTCGGAAGCGGTGACTCCAACAGCCCTGCGCCCGAGGAGCCACTCGCCGTCGCGGACCGATACGACGCGCTCGGCGAGGGCATCGACCGAAGGTGGGGACAACTCGCTATTACGACTCGATTCCTCGACGTCGACGACCGGGATTACGAGCGGGTCTACGACATCTGGCACGTCGACGACGCCGACGCCGATCTCGCCGCCCTCGAGGTACACGACGATCCCCGTGCGGCCCGCGAGATCGCGACGTACGATCCGGACGGCCGCTATCGGCCGTTGAAGACCGCGCCCACACTGGCTACCGGGTGGGCCTTCACCGGCCTCACGGGCGACGAACTCGTCGAAACGATCGGGTTCTTCTACCCGGCGACGATCGCCAACTGGCACCGAGAACGGCGCGGAAATCTGGACGTCGACCACTGGCTCGAGACGGCACAGCGACAGACGGGGATCTACGACGTGGTCGACGAACTCCCCCGCGAGGCCGTCGCGTGGATGGCCGAGGCCTGTTGTGTCGACTCGCAGTGTCTCCGCCGGCGCGAGTGGGAGTACGACGAGGGGGACGACATCGACGTCGACGGCGGTGACGGCCCGTTTCCCTGTCGCGAACCGTGTTCGCTCGTGATCGCTGCCGCACGGACGTGGGCGATCCTCGAGTCCGAGGACGAACACGCGTACCGACTCGAGCTCACGACGAGCGAACTGAACCAACTCGAGGAGTTGATCGATGCGGTCGCGGAGGGGCGCACCGACGAAATCCGCGAGGCGGACGTTACCGACGGCGCGAACCGCTACCGGGCGCGATACCTCCGGGCCAAACGATTCGACGAGAACGGCGCGCTCGAGGCGACGAAACTCGACGACTGA
- a CDS encoding DUF7524 family protein: MPDTEVTVHVNRGNANALEPATDALETDEPFDLRLHGHESPAHVHCRLDGDVERIASLDQSNYYVEPGAVTTVPIAVDAETIDHSIEGRLEVLTGYGSESVTIGVTVVPGTPDVDVDESLAEPVRRDPDRTAVQRTIDRVPPGIGIEPATLGVLALGLVAVVIAAVTAATIASPVATAGLGIVIVGVVAALLLLVW, from the coding sequence GTGCCAGACACCGAGGTCACCGTCCACGTCAATCGCGGGAACGCCAACGCGCTCGAACCGGCGACCGACGCCCTCGAGACCGACGAGCCCTTCGACCTTCGATTACACGGTCACGAGTCGCCAGCGCACGTCCACTGTCGTCTCGACGGTGACGTAGAGCGGATCGCATCGCTCGATCAGTCGAACTACTACGTCGAGCCCGGCGCGGTAACGACCGTTCCGATCGCCGTCGACGCCGAGACCATCGATCACTCGATCGAGGGTCGACTCGAGGTGCTGACCGGATACGGGTCCGAATCGGTCACCATCGGCGTCACCGTCGTTCCCGGGACGCCCGACGTCGACGTCGACGAGTCGCTCGCGGAACCCGTCCGACGGGACCCCGACCGGACGGCGGTCCAGCGTACGATCGATCGAGTCCCCCCTGGAATCGGAATCGAACCAGCGACGCTCGGAGTTCTCGCGCTGGGACTCGTCGCGGTCGTGATCGCGGCGGTGACTGCGGCAACGATCGCCAGTCCGGTCGCGACCGCCGGCCTCGGTATCGTCATCGTCGGCGTCGTCGCCGCGCTCCTGTTGTTGGTCTGGTAG
- a CDS encoding methytransferase partner Trm112 — MKESLLDILCCPLDKNDLELEDAAYDDGEVIGGDLVCTECGERYPIEDGIPNLLPPDMREETPA; from the coding sequence ATGAAAGAATCGTTGCTGGACATTCTCTGCTGTCCGCTCGACAAAAACGATCTGGAACTCGAGGACGCCGCGTACGACGACGGTGAGGTCATCGGCGGGGACCTCGTCTGCACCGAGTGCGGCGAACGATATCCGATCGAGGACGGCATCCCGAACCTGCTCCCGCCGGATATGCGCGAAGAAACGCCGGCCTGA
- a CDS encoding adenylosuccinate synthase codes for MTVTIVGSQLGDEGKGGVVDLYGDAADVVARYQGGDNAGHTVVHDGTKYKLSLVPSGAVRGKVGVLGNGCVVNPETLFDEIDTLRDRGLEPDVRVAERAHVILPYHRALDGIEEEEKDDLAAGTTKRGIGPTYEDKAGRRGVRVGDLLDPDALRDRLEYVVPQKKALAENVFGAETGEEFDIDHLYETYREYGERLADEGMTVDCGRFLQERIDAGENVMLEGAQGTSIDIDHGIYPYVTSSNPTAGGASVGTGLGPTVVGQGEVIGIVKAYLSRVGTGPLPTELGGVEGQTPDYDATEGAGEDEEGLATYIRDEGGEYGTVTGRPRRVGWLDMPMLRHAARANGFTGLAINHIDVLADLDEVKVGHSYEFDGTEILTMPPTTEAWGRCEATFKSFDGWPDVDWTAVAEDGYDAIPENARAYLEYVADELDAPIYAVGVGPGREETVVVENPYQ; via the coding sequence ATGACCGTCACTATCGTCGGGTCGCAACTCGGCGACGAAGGCAAGGGTGGGGTCGTCGACCTGTACGGCGACGCCGCCGACGTCGTTGCCCGCTATCAAGGTGGGGATAACGCTGGACATACCGTCGTCCACGACGGGACGAAGTACAAACTATCGCTGGTGCCGTCGGGCGCCGTCAGAGGGAAGGTCGGCGTTCTCGGGAACGGGTGCGTCGTCAACCCGGAAACGCTGTTCGACGAAATCGACACCCTTCGCGACCGGGGGCTCGAGCCCGACGTCCGCGTCGCCGAACGCGCTCACGTCATCCTTCCGTATCACCGCGCGCTCGACGGGATCGAAGAGGAAGAGAAAGACGACCTCGCAGCGGGGACGACCAAACGCGGCATCGGGCCGACCTACGAGGACAAGGCCGGCCGCCGCGGCGTCCGCGTCGGTGATCTGCTCGATCCGGACGCGCTGCGCGACCGACTCGAGTACGTCGTGCCACAGAAGAAGGCCCTCGCCGAGAACGTCTTCGGCGCGGAGACCGGCGAAGAGTTCGATATCGATCACCTCTACGAGACCTACCGGGAGTACGGCGAGCGCCTCGCCGACGAGGGGATGACCGTCGACTGCGGACGCTTCCTCCAGGAGCGAATCGACGCCGGCGAGAACGTCATGCTCGAGGGGGCACAGGGAACCTCGATCGATATCGACCACGGCATCTACCCCTACGTGACGTCCTCCAATCCGACCGCGGGCGGTGCGAGCGTCGGGACCGGTCTCGGCCCGACGGTCGTCGGTCAGGGAGAGGTCATCGGCATCGTCAAGGCTTACCTCTCCCGCGTCGGGACCGGCCCGCTTCCGACCGAACTCGGCGGCGTCGAGGGACAGACCCCCGACTACGATGCGACCGAAGGCGCCGGCGAGGACGAAGAAGGACTCGCGACTTACATCCGCGACGAAGGCGGGGAGTACGGTACCGTCACGGGCCGCCCGCGGCGGGTCGGCTGGCTCGATATGCCGATGCTTCGTCACGCGGCCCGCGCGAACGGGTTCACCGGACTCGCGATCAACCACATCGACGTGCTGGCCGACCTCGACGAGGTCAAGGTTGGACACAGCTACGAATTCGACGGGACGGAAATCCTGACCATGCCTCCGACGACCGAAGCGTGGGGGCGGTGTGAGGCAACCTTCAAGTCGTTCGACGGATGGCCCGACGTCGACTGGACCGCAGTCGCCGAGGACGGCTACGACGCGATTCCAGAGAACGCTCGGGCCTACCTCGAGTACGTGGCGGACGAACTCGACGCGCCCATCTACGCCGTCGGCGTCGGCCCCGGTCGCGAGGAGACCGTCGTCGTCGAAAACCCGTACCAGTAG
- a CDS encoding DUF7527 domain-containing protein — protein sequence MDSRTQERVEEWESRPFGGGFDGLSDLAAADFSGAVSAAGSWLFMLNGRIVGVFDGDIVDFETASGTQYEAPHPSLPLLCTMEERGGETRANYYTNETPLQEVDETLQSGSFTGYIELSENVLSGDYYAVYYGGRRMAAAYIGNAERLLTGEEAFDRAADEVGIYEVLDVDIDVTDVPRTAGGGTDSEDAADRDSSRELERASESGTDTTESGIEVGIPSGDDADSDPTADQGSSSIEPINLSGTDPSDDDGSAGPDPIEDVTVDDSSSLTSDIDIADDPSGITASEAAKPDQERSATGITEAEPDADLDPTSSDDADGSRPPNGDDRTENTGEDSIRSSTVETAAEGGVDEPTEVDVETQAETETETETETDGPTDPDLAEVEAAAKELDRNISWVEEDTEADGTVPDTDDSSLTVDDATRTDGDDLEEQFEREEEWRETRRIPSIDPDDSETNAVTASSTGSRNASAGRSSTVSDAGASEGGSSPNEQSDSRGSPRTMESTAGGASSGGRESTSRTQPSQQGGSGTRSTQSSDQEGQNRVSALSEKLETLQEQRDAVVTEAEEVKADRNQLQSQNEDLSVAVEQLQSRIQELETELKRAREGGTGATGASPTTGTTLSPDQALSGTNIFVRYVSKSQPTLETAHDGAADRVEVTSNLRLEHHTQFDSADAVVDGEPYEDFLTSSMEYRFVNWLTELVLYEIRDTGNANGLADLYDAIPRIDRAELGSTISLADDETEDVPDQVTFDIVAYDKMGNPLVLATLNDSREPASKKLLEQLEEASSAVKANYPSLAASVAVTSSYFEPGALEVAEQATSSGFLSRGSKLSYVNLSRKEGYHLCLVESRSEGFHMTVPEL from the coding sequence ATGGACTCGCGCACGCAAGAGCGCGTCGAGGAGTGGGAATCCCGTCCGTTCGGCGGCGGTTTCGACGGCCTCTCCGATCTCGCTGCTGCTGATTTTTCGGGTGCCGTGTCGGCGGCAGGCTCGTGGCTCTTTATGCTCAACGGGAGAATCGTCGGCGTCTTCGACGGTGATATCGTGGACTTCGAGACCGCCTCCGGAACGCAGTACGAGGCACCCCATCCGTCGCTGCCGTTGCTCTGTACGATGGAAGAGCGCGGCGGCGAGACACGAGCGAATTACTACACGAACGAAACGCCGCTCCAAGAAGTGGACGAGACCCTCCAGAGCGGCTCGTTTACGGGCTACATCGAACTGAGCGAAAACGTGCTCAGCGGGGACTACTACGCCGTCTACTACGGCGGTCGTCGGATGGCAGCCGCGTACATCGGTAACGCCGAGCGCCTGCTCACCGGCGAGGAAGCCTTCGACCGTGCGGCCGACGAAGTGGGCATCTACGAGGTACTCGACGTCGATATCGATGTCACGGACGTTCCCCGGACGGCCGGTGGTGGGACTGATTCTGAAGACGCGGCGGATCGCGACTCGAGTCGGGAACTCGAGCGAGCGAGCGAGTCCGGGACCGATACGACCGAGTCCGGGATCGAAGTCGGCATCCCATCCGGAGACGATGCGGACTCCGACCCGACAGCCGATCAGGGGTCGTCATCGATCGAGCCGATCAACCTCTCGGGAACCGACCCGAGCGACGACGACGGATCCGCCGGACCGGATCCGATCGAGGACGTCACCGTGGACGACTCCTCGTCGCTGACCTCCGATATCGACATCGCCGACGATCCGTCGGGTATCACTGCGAGCGAGGCGGCGAAACCAGATCAGGAACGGTCGGCAACCGGCATCACCGAAGCGGAACCGGACGCCGACCTCGATCCGACCTCGTCGGACGACGCCGACGGATCCCGGCCACCGAACGGAGACGACCGTACCGAGAATACGGGCGAGGACTCGATCCGTTCGTCGACGGTCGAGACGGCCGCCGAAGGCGGCGTCGACGAACCGACCGAGGTCGACGTCGAGACCCAAGCCGAGACGGAAACCGAAACCGAAACCGAGACCGATGGCCCGACGGATCCGGATCTCGCAGAGGTCGAAGCCGCGGCCAAGGAACTGGATCGCAACATCTCCTGGGTCGAAGAGGACACCGAAGCCGACGGCACGGTCCCGGATACCGACGACTCGTCACTGACCGTGGACGACGCGACCAGAACCGACGGAGACGATCTCGAGGAGCAGTTCGAACGCGAAGAAGAATGGCGGGAAACCCGCCGCATTCCATCGATCGATCCGGACGACAGCGAGACGAATGCGGTGACGGCGTCGAGTACCGGAAGTCGGAACGCGAGCGCGGGCCGGTCGTCGACGGTCTCGGACGCGGGCGCATCCGAGGGCGGCTCGTCGCCGAACGAACAGTCCGACTCGAGGGGATCGCCCCGAACGATGGAATCGACAGCCGGTGGCGCTTCGTCCGGCGGTCGCGAGAGCACGTCACGGACCCAGCCGAGCCAACAGGGGGGTTCCGGTACTCGATCGACTCAGTCTTCGGACCAGGAGGGTCAAAACCGGGTCTCGGCCCTCTCCGAGAAACTCGAGACGCTACAGGAGCAACGCGATGCGGTCGTGACGGAAGCGGAGGAGGTCAAAGCCGACCGCAATCAGCTGCAGTCCCAAAACGAGGATCTCTCGGTCGCGGTCGAACAGCTCCAATCCAGGATCCAGGAACTCGAGACGGAACTGAAACGGGCACGAGAAGGCGGTACTGGTGCAACTGGAGCCAGTCCGACCACGGGAACGACGCTCTCGCCCGACCAGGCGCTCTCCGGAACGAACATCTTCGTTCGGTACGTATCGAAGAGCCAACCGACCCTCGAGACGGCTCACGACGGTGCAGCCGATCGCGTGGAGGTCACATCGAACCTGCGACTCGAACACCACACGCAGTTCGACTCGGCCGACGCGGTCGTCGACGGGGAGCCCTACGAAGACTTTCTCACGTCGTCGATGGAGTACCGGTTCGTCAACTGGCTCACCGAACTGGTCCTCTACGAGATCCGCGACACCGGGAACGCGAACGGATTGGCGGATCTGTACGACGCGATTCCCCGAATCGATCGGGCCGAACTCGGCTCGACCATTTCGCTCGCGGACGACGAGACGGAGGACGTTCCGGATCAGGTAACCTTCGACATCGTCGCGTACGACAAGATGGGGAACCCGCTCGTATTGGCCACCCTCAACGATTCGCGCGAGCCGGCTTCGAAGAAGTTGCTCGAGCAATTAGAAGAGGCGTCGTCCGCGGTGAAGGCGAACTATCCGTCGCTCGCGGCGTCGGTCGCCGTCACCTCGAGTTACTTCGAACCGGGCGCACTCGAGGTGGCAGAACAGGCCACGAGCAGCGGCTTTCTCAGCCGCGGTTCGAAACTGAGCTACGTCAACCTCTCTCGGAAAGAGGGCTATCACCTCTGTCTGGTCGAATCGCGGTCCGAAGGGTTCCACATGACCGTCCCCGAGTTGTAG
- a CDS encoding UPF0058 family protein — translation MHKDELLELHEELVVIMEYFSEREEVDETLFDPYRQLDVDPSHVHKSKSEHKHAVFVLGNALASAMSEDEFSSAGRIGKRMKELAEDAESKI, via the coding sequence ATGCATAAAGACGAACTCCTCGAGCTTCACGAAGAACTCGTCGTCATCATGGAGTACTTCTCGGAGCGCGAGGAGGTCGACGAAACGCTGTTCGATCCCTACCGTCAGCTCGACGTCGATCCCTCGCACGTCCACAAATCGAAGAGCGAACACAAACACGCCGTCTTCGTCCTCGGTAACGCGCTCGCGAGCGCGATGAGCGAAGACGAGTTCTCGAGCGCCGGGCGGATCGGCAAACGGATGAAGGAACTCGCCGAGGACGCGGAATCGAAAATCTAG
- a CDS encoding DUF998 domain-containing protein encodes MADRAKIATYCGVAGPVVSLGAIVIATVLAPPETFTWGEQALSDMGRYGAPTFPLFNGGLILGGLIGTPFVWRLWSASRNTGERLGIALTAIAVVGMVGVGVFFLEHTAVYLGTSLHGVAALTVFGVAPFASWVYATGAALAEDASLAIASFWFGNVHPLAWLGWLVAIGGETDTGSWFAVPEFVAAVAFGGWILVLAVVLHRRNDAGAD; translated from the coding sequence ATGGCCGACAGGGCGAAAATCGCGACGTACTGCGGTGTCGCCGGGCCAGTCGTATCGCTCGGGGCGATCGTTATCGCGACGGTCCTCGCACCGCCCGAGACGTTTACCTGGGGGGAGCAAGCCCTCTCGGATATGGGCCGGTACGGCGCCCCGACGTTCCCGCTTTTCAACGGGGGCCTGATCCTCGGCGGCCTGATCGGCACCCCGTTCGTCTGGCGGCTCTGGTCTGCGAGCCGGAACACCGGAGAGCGCCTCGGTATCGCCCTGACCGCTATCGCCGTGGTCGGGATGGTCGGCGTCGGCGTCTTCTTCCTCGAGCATACCGCCGTCTATCTCGGGACGAGCCTGCACGGGGTCGCCGCGTTGACCGTGTTCGGCGTCGCCCCGTTCGCGAGTTGGGTCTACGCTACCGGAGCGGCCCTGGCAGAGGACGCCTCGCTCGCAATTGCCTCGTTCTGGTTCGGCAACGTCCACCCGCTGGCATGGCTCGGCTGGCTGGTGGCGATCGGTGGGGAAACGGATACCGGCTCGTGGTTCGCCGTCCCCGAGTTCGTCGCTGCCGTCGCGTTCGGCGGGTGGATCCTCGTGCTTGCGGTCGTGTTACACCGCCGGAACGATGCCGGTGCCGACTGA
- a CDS encoding ABC transporter ATP-binding protein, producing MSDGQLLTTAVEDPEREHTTEETVLELDGIAKHYGSEEVIGNLSLSVREGEILTLLGPSGCGKTTTLRLIAGLEKPAAGRVTLQGETVSGDGRFVAPEDRNVGVVFQDFALFPHLNARENVAFGLQDRDEADRADRVDDLLDLVGLGAHGDHYPDELSGGQQQRIALARSLAPEPEMLLLDEPFSSLDVDLRVEMREEVRRIIKETGVTAISVTHDQEEALSISDRVAVMNDGAIEQIDTPQRVFQQPESRFVAGFLGHASFLPGDVHGDSVDTALGRVLRDDVHGLAHQYDGSTVDLLVRPDDVTAFPAEGDESDGRVVYRRYLGPTVLYRVELDSGDTIECMHNHSDRIDLDERVRVRVTADHELAWFPADHRQDTDSEPETSVSRIE from the coding sequence ATGTCGGACGGACAACTGCTTACGACAGCGGTCGAGGACCCAGAACGAGAACACACGACCGAGGAGACGGTTCTCGAACTCGACGGGATCGCGAAACACTACGGCAGCGAGGAGGTCATCGGAAACCTCTCGCTGTCCGTTCGCGAGGGGGAAATTCTGACGCTACTCGGCCCCTCAGGGTGCGGGAAGACGACCACGCTCCGGCTAATCGCCGGACTCGAGAAACCCGCTGCCGGCCGAGTTACGTTACAGGGCGAAACCGTCTCCGGCGACGGTCGGTTCGTCGCGCCGGAGGACCGCAACGTCGGCGTCGTCTTTCAGGACTTCGCACTGTTTCCGCACCTCAACGCCCGCGAAAACGTCGCCTTCGGCCTGCAAGACCGGGACGAGGCCGACCGCGCGGACCGCGTCGACGACCTCCTCGACCTCGTCGGCCTCGGGGCCCACGGGGACCACTACCCGGACGAACTGTCCGGCGGTCAGCAACAGCGGATCGCGCTGGCACGATCGCTGGCGCCCGAACCCGAAATGCTGTTGCTCGACGAGCCGTTCTCGAGTCTGGACGTCGATTTGCGCGTCGAGATGCGCGAGGAAGTTCGGCGGATCATCAAAGAGACTGGCGTCACCGCTATTTCGGTCACTCACGATCAGGAAGAGGCGCTTTCGATCTCCGATCGCGTCGCCGTGATGAACGACGGCGCGATCGAGCAGATCGATACCCCCCAGCGTGTCTTCCAGCAACCCGAGTCGAGGTTCGTCGCCGGCTTCCTCGGACACGCCAGCTTTCTCCCGGGAGACGTCCACGGCGACAGCGTCGACACGGCGCTCGGTCGCGTCCTTCGGGACGACGTCCACGGACTGGCCCACCAGTACGACGGCTCCACGGTCGACCTCCTCGTTCGCCCCGACGACGTGACGGCCTTCCCCGCCGAAGGCGACGAATCCGACGGTCGCGTCGTTTACCGGCGCTATCTCGGCCCGACAGTTCTGTACCGCGTCGAACTCGACAGCGGCGACACGATCGAGTGTATGCACAACCACTCCGATCGGATCGATCTGGACGAACGCGTTCGCGTTCGGGTCACCGCCGACCACGAACTCGCATGGTTCCCCGCAGATCACCGCCAGGATACAGATTCGGAACCGGAGACGTCAGTCTCCCGCATCGAATAA
- a CDS encoding DUF5793 family protein, which yields MRREHFTLDVTNIDWVETDGAPEKPSVSIDFTGPASMLRERLTGPDGDVLEASETDAALRLQGPIGTATAGVVSVTNRITGEFILELNEDATDVLQFIRAARGYGESAGDDEGRYTVEITLEGEPFVTYDKRTFLVYDDEGSLLRQHSLIPSGVEL from the coding sequence ATGAGGCGCGAGCACTTCACGTTAGACGTAACCAATATCGACTGGGTCGAAACCGACGGCGCACCCGAAAAACCTTCGGTATCGATCGACTTTACCGGCCCGGCGTCGATGCTTCGCGAGCGCCTGACTGGCCCCGACGGCGACGTTCTCGAGGCGAGCGAAACGGACGCGGCCCTTCGATTGCAGGGACCGATCGGGACGGCCACCGCGGGAGTAGTGAGCGTGACCAATCGTATCACCGGCGAGTTCATCCTTGAACTCAACGAGGACGCGACCGACGTGCTCCAGTTCATCCGGGCCGCACGGGGGTACGGTGAATCGGCGGGCGACGACGAGGGGCGGTATACCGTCGAAATCACGCTCGAGGGCGAGCCGTTCGTCACCTACGATAAACGGACGTTCCTCGTCTACGACGACGAGGGGAGTCTACTCCGCCAGCACAGCCTGATTCCGAGCGGCGTCGAACTCTGA